The Acidobacteriota bacterium genome includes a region encoding these proteins:
- the frr gene encoding ribosome recycling factor: protein MNDVLKQSEDKMKKTLSDFEQELKSLRTGRASAHMVDHIRVDYYGTLTPLNQLATISTPEPSLIVIQPWDVSGIAAIEKAILSSDLGITPSNDGKIIRLPVPPLTEERRRQMVKSVTTAAEQHRVAVRQIRQTQRDQVQKLQKDKKITEDDERRGLDRIQKLTDEFIKKIDEVVKRKEQELMKV from the coding sequence TTGAACGATGTGTTGAAGCAGTCGGAAGACAAGATGAAAAAGACGCTGTCCGATTTCGAACAGGAGCTCAAGTCGCTCCGGACCGGCCGGGCGTCGGCCCACATGGTGGACCACATCCGGGTGGACTACTACGGCACGCTGACCCCGCTGAACCAGCTGGCCACCATCTCCACCCCGGAGCCCAGCCTCATCGTCATCCAGCCGTGGGATGTCTCGGGCATCGCCGCCATCGAGAAGGCCATCCTCAGCTCCGATCTCGGCATCACGCCCAGCAACGACGGCAAGATCATCCGGCTGCCGGTGCCCCCGCTGACCGAGGAGCGCCGCCGCCAGATGGTCAAGAGCGTCACCACCGCCGCCGAGCAGCACCGCGTGGCTGTCCGCCAGATCCGCCAGACCCAGCGTGACCAGGTTCAGAAGCTCCAGAAGGACAAGAAGATCACCGAGGACGACGAACGCCGCGGTCTCGACCGGATCCAGAAGCTCACCGATGAGTTCATCAAGAAGATCGACGAGGTGGTCAAGCGGAAGGAACAGGAGCTGATGAAGGTTTGA
- the purS gene encoding phosphoribosylformylglycinamidine synthase subunit PurS, which produces MRAKVYVTLKRDVLDPQGKTVQRAVKSLGFKEVLEVRQGKYFELALPDDVAADRARQVVEEIARTVLTNTVIEDFRFELEGA; this is translated from the coding sequence ATGCGCGCAAAAGTGTATGTGACCTTGAAACGGGACGTCCTCGATCCGCAGGGCAAGACCGTCCAGCGGGCGGTCAAGAGCCTGGGCTTCAAGGAGGTTCTGGAGGTGCGTCAGGGCAAGTACTTTGAGCTCGCTCTGCCCGACGACGTCGCCGCGGACCGGGCCCGCCAGGTGGTGGAGGAGATCGCCCGGACCGTTCTGACCAACACGGTCATCGAGGACTTCCGCTTCGAGCTGGAGGGGGCATGA
- the purL gene encoding phosphoribosylformylglycinamidine synthase subunit PurL: MEEQPITPALVEEHNLTAAEYERIVATLGRTPTLTELGIFSVMWSEHCSYKSSRVHLRRLPTRGPCVIQGPGENAGVVDIGEGEAAVFKIESHNHPSFIEPYQGAATGVGGIIRDIFTMGARPIACLDSLRFGPLLDAKNRFLLDGVVAGIAGYGNCIGIPTVGGEVYFDDSYSLNPLVNVLCLGVARRDQIFYGKASGVGNPVIYVGARTGRDGIHGATMASAEFDETSQERRPTVQVGDPFQEKLLLEACLEAFKTGAVLGIQDMGAAGLTCSTCEMGARGGVGVRIELDRVPQREEGMTPYEIMLSESQERMLMTVAAGREGEILEIFRKWDLEAAVIGEVIADGVMHVEQGGRVVARIPNTALTDDAPVYERPLRRPAYLDKVNVLDLDRLALPGGLFRAFKDMLAAANLCSRRWIYRQYDHMVRTNTALLPGADAAVLRLKGRRAALAITTDGNGRYTWLNPRRGAMIAVAEACRNLVCAGARPLAATNCLNFPSPEDPEVMWTFSEVIDGIAEACAAFGTPITGGNVSFYNETLGKQIMPTPVIGMLGVIDDVDRRMDIAFKEPGHAVLLLGETLEELGGTEYLELVHGLKQGPIPQLDLRCEANLQGAVREMIGAGLLASCHDVSEGGLAMALADCCFASPDPTMAVEVTLAQDLREDAILFGESQSRTVVSAPDAHVDRIAAIAASWSVPCALVGRVSRDVFAIHLNGHTLVIDDVISLRDIWSTSLETILH; encoded by the coding sequence ATGGAAGAACAACCCATCACCCCCGCCCTGGTCGAGGAGCACAACCTCACCGCCGCGGAGTACGAGCGCATCGTGGCCACGCTGGGGCGCACGCCCACTCTGACCGAACTCGGCATCTTTTCGGTCATGTGGTCGGAGCACTGCAGCTACAAGAGCTCGCGGGTGCACCTGCGCCGCCTGCCCACCCGCGGGCCGTGCGTGATCCAGGGGCCCGGCGAGAACGCCGGCGTGGTGGACATCGGCGAGGGCGAGGCGGCCGTGTTCAAGATCGAGTCGCACAACCACCCCTCGTTCATTGAGCCGTACCAGGGCGCCGCCACCGGCGTGGGCGGCATCATCCGGGACATTTTCACCATGGGCGCCCGGCCCATCGCCTGCCTCGACTCGCTCCGGTTCGGGCCGCTCCTGGACGCCAAAAACCGCTTCCTGCTCGACGGCGTGGTGGCCGGGATCGCCGGCTACGGCAACTGCATCGGCATTCCCACTGTGGGCGGCGAAGTCTACTTCGACGACTCCTACAGCCTGAACCCCCTGGTCAACGTGCTGTGCCTCGGTGTCGCCCGTCGCGATCAGATTTTCTACGGCAAGGCCAGCGGCGTGGGCAACCCGGTCATCTACGTGGGCGCCCGGACCGGCCGCGACGGCATCCATGGCGCCACGATGGCCTCGGCCGAGTTCGACGAGACCTCGCAGGAGCGGCGGCCCACCGTGCAGGTGGGCGACCCGTTCCAGGAGAAGCTGCTCCTCGAGGCGTGCCTCGAGGCGTTCAAGACCGGCGCCGTGCTGGGCATCCAGGACATGGGCGCCGCCGGCCTGACCTGTTCCACCTGCGAGATGGGGGCGCGCGGGGGCGTGGGTGTGCGCATCGAGCTCGACCGCGTGCCGCAGCGCGAGGAGGGGATGACTCCCTACGAGATCATGCTCAGCGAGTCGCAGGAGCGGATGCTCATGACCGTGGCGGCGGGCCGCGAAGGCGAGATCCTGGAGATCTTCCGCAAGTGGGACCTGGAGGCGGCGGTCATCGGCGAGGTGATCGCCGACGGCGTCATGCACGTGGAGCAGGGCGGGCGGGTGGTGGCCCGGATCCCCAACACCGCCCTGACCGACGACGCGCCCGTCTACGAGCGCCCGCTGCGCCGCCCGGCCTACCTGGACAAGGTGAATGTCCTGGACCTGGACCGCCTGGCCCTGCCGGGCGGGCTGTTCCGTGCCTTCAAGGACATGCTGGCGGCGGCCAACCTGTGCAGCCGCCGCTGGATCTACCGGCAGTACGATCATATGGTCCGGACCAACACCGCCCTGTTGCCCGGCGCGGACGCCGCTGTGCTGCGGCTCAAGGGTCGCCGGGCGGCGCTGGCCATCACCACCGACGGCAACGGCCGCTACACCTGGCTGAATCCCCGCCGCGGCGCCATGATCGCCGTGGCCGAGGCCTGCCGCAACCTGGTGTGCGCCGGCGCCCGGCCGCTGGCGGCGACCAACTGCCTGAATTTCCCGTCGCCCGAGGATCCCGAGGTGATGTGGACGTTCTCCGAGGTCATCGACGGCATCGCCGAGGCGTGCGCCGCGTTCGGGACGCCCATCACCGGCGGCAACGTCAGCTTCTACAATGAGACACTGGGCAAGCAGATCATGCCGACCCCGGTCATCGGGATGCTGGGCGTCATCGACGATGTCGACCGGCGGATGGACATCGCCTTCAAGGAGCCCGGCCATGCGGTGCTCCTCCTGGGCGAGACGCTGGAGGAACTGGGCGGAACCGAGTATCTGGAACTGGTGCATGGCTTGAAGCAGGGGCCCATTCCGCAGCTGGACCTCCGGTGTGAGGCTAACCTCCAGGGCGCCGTGCGGGAGATGATCGGAGCGGGGCTGCTCGCCTCCTGCCACGACGTGTCCGAGGGCGGGCTGGCCATGGCTCTGGCCGATTGCTGCTTCGCCAGCCCCGATCCGACAATGGCGGTGGAGGTCACCCTGGCGCAGGACCTGCGCGAAGACGCCATCCTGTTCGGCGAGTCGCAGAGCCGAACCGTGGTGTCGGCGCCCGACGCGCACGTCGACCGGATTGCGGCCATCGCCGCGAGCTGGTCCGTGCCGTGCGCTCTCGTCGGCCGGGTGTCCCGCGACGTGTTCGCCATCCACCTCAACGGACACACCTTGGTGATCGACGACGTCATCAGTCTGCGCGACATCTGGTCCACCAGCCTGGAGACGATCCTGCACTGA
- the hslV gene encoding ATP-dependent protease subunit HslV has protein sequence MNALPPIHGTTILLVQKDGRTVLAGDGQVTLQNTVVKHTARKVRRLFDGKILAGFAGATADAFALFARFEKKLRECNGNLERGAVELAQEWRTDRSLRHLEALMLVTDGRRAFLLSGTGDIIEPEDGVLGIGSGGAFAQAAALALHRHTALDAEAVAREAMRIAAGLCIYTNDRVVIETLTPEAEPHA, from the coding sequence ATGAATGCCTTGCCGCCCATCCACGGAACCACCATCCTGCTCGTGCAGAAAGACGGCCGCACGGTTCTGGCCGGCGACGGCCAGGTGACCCTCCAGAACACCGTCGTCAAGCACACCGCGCGCAAAGTCCGCCGCCTGTTCGACGGGAAGATCCTGGCCGGGTTCGCCGGCGCCACCGCCGACGCATTCGCCCTGTTCGCCCGCTTCGAGAAAAAGCTCCGCGAGTGCAACGGCAACCTGGAGCGGGGGGCCGTCGAGCTGGCCCAGGAGTGGCGCACCGACCGCTCGCTCCGCCACCTCGAAGCCCTCATGCTCGTCACCGACGGCCGCCGGGCGTTCCTCCTGTCGGGCACCGGCGACATCATCGAGCCGGAGGACGGCGTGCTGGGGATCGGCTCCGGCGGCGCCTTCGCCCAGGCGGCCGCCCTGGCGCTGCACCGCCACACCGCGCTGGACGCCGAGGCGGTGGCCCGCGAGGCCATGCGCATCGCCGCGGGCCTGTGCATCTACACCAACGACCGGGTGGTAATCGAGACGCTGACCCCCGAGGCGGAGCCCCACGCATGA
- the purQ gene encoding phosphoribosylformylglycinamidine synthase subunit PurQ, producing MKFGIVVFPGSNCDHDAYHVAKHVLGEEAVFLWHKDESLQECDVVILPGGFSYGDYLRTGAIARFSPIMKCVGRFAANGGRVIGICNGFQILLEAGLLPGAMLKNEQLKFVCRHVHLRVETRRTPFTGLCAPGEVLSIPVAHHDGNYFADAATLAELKAHDQIVFRYCTEAGLLRADANPNGSAEHIAGICNRAGNVLGMMPHPERAAEAMLGSADGLKIFQSLLAAHAGAR from the coding sequence ATGAAATTCGGGATCGTCGTTTTCCCGGGTTCCAACTGCGACCACGACGCCTACCACGTGGCCAAGCACGTCCTGGGTGAGGAGGCGGTGTTCCTCTGGCACAAGGACGAGTCGCTGCAGGAGTGCGATGTGGTCATCCTGCCCGGCGGCTTTTCCTACGGCGATTACCTGCGCACGGGCGCCATCGCCCGCTTCTCGCCCATCATGAAGTGCGTCGGCCGGTTCGCCGCCAACGGCGGGCGGGTGATCGGGATCTGCAACGGCTTCCAGATCCTGCTGGAGGCGGGCCTGCTCCCCGGGGCGATGCTCAAGAACGAGCAGCTCAAGTTCGTCTGCCGGCACGTGCACTTGCGCGTGGAGACCCGCCGCACCCCCTTCACCGGCCTGTGCGCGCCGGGCGAGGTGCTCAGCATTCCGGTGGCGCACCACGACGGCAACTACTTCGCCGACGCAGCGACGCTGGCCGAGCTGAAGGCCCATGACCAGATCGTCTTCCGCTACTGCACTGAAGCGGGCCTCCTCCGCGCGGACGCCAACCCCAACGGGTCGGCGGAGCACATCGCCGGCATCTGCAACCGGGCGGGGAACGTGCTGGGGATGATGCCCCATCCGGAGCGGGCGGCCGAGGCGATGCTCGGCTCGGCCGACGGCCTCAAGATTTTCCAGTCCCTGCTGGCGGCCCATGCCGGGGCGCGGTGA